The Salarias fasciatus chromosome 12, fSalaFa1.1, whole genome shotgun sequence DNA segment TGAATTCTGCATGAACATACATCATACTGCCCAAAAATACTCACAGGAGATCTTATTACCAAAAAAGGTAAATTCATAAGGATGTTGAAATTCACTTCCTTTACAATGTCAGCATTTTTTTAACTGACTGCTTTTATGAGGAGCATAAAGCATCATGCAACAATGAGCATCAAAATCACTTCATGAACCTATAGCACTAGAGTCTAATCCTTAACAAAATCCAAAGCTTtcaattacaagaaaaaaaaatcagtccaaGCACTCCTGCCTTAACCTTCATCAGTATCCCATCACTTAACTCTAAGCTGCTCAAATGCTtatcaaaacatattttaaaatttggtttAAGAACATCCATAACACAACAAGACCTATTATAACAATGAAAAAAGGTACTAATGCAAACATGACTGCATGAAGAGTAATCAGTTAAACAAAATTGTATGCCAAAATGTGGCACGAACATCATGAGAAGGTAAGTTGACTTTCTGAATGATCCTCATCCGACTGAAAAAGTCAAGGTCAATGTGTTCCAAAATGAGGACTAGGTTAAATGTGTGAGCACTAAAGATACAGTTCAAGTAATTAGAAGTGCACCTCCCATAGATTCAGACAGATGTCATCACAGGTCATCAGAGAGATTGTCTTTTCACTCTGACCTACATAGTTCCCTGATTTACTAATTATAGTCAATATCAGGGGAAAAGCAGGACATATTATGTCAGAGTGCATTGtaatttctaaaataaaaaaaacctttgaaacgactaaattacatttaaatggGGTGCTGCAAtaatttctgaaatgttttgccACTCTTCCAATTAGTAAACACAATTAACAATTCTCTGTgacaaaaagacaaatacaatttGAAatccattttaatattttagcaTATTAACATCTGAGGTCCTCTTGATGCAAATGCAAGCAGGAGGACAATATTTCCACCTCAAAATCAAACCAAAGTATTAACAACTTAGCATGGTTTGATTTAGACTTACTTGCACAGTTCAAAATTATCTTGATGGGAAGGAGGTTTTCTTCAGGTTGTGCTCAGAATTTCTGTGTTCAAGGTGCTTTAGATTCTTTCTCAGTCCAAATATATTCTTGTTGTAAACAGGGGTGTAATGGTCTGAATTTGTGTGTGGTTGATTGATGGATTTATGGAGTTGAACAAAAGGAACAGATTTGTATTGTAAGGTCATCACTGTCAATGTGACCATTTTGATTTTGACACAAAGTGCAAATTCagttacattttaaatactgacaGTGGAGCATCTTCAAAAGAACCTTTTCAGTGTGGAGTATACTGACGGCATTCCTTTCAAACAAACGATCAAGTACCTAATGCAGCTTTGTGTATTTTAGGTTTGTGGTATCTTTTCTGTGGTacctttaaaaaatataaacaaaatacaGGGAACACATTTTACCCTGTAATTTCAGCTGATGAAAAGGTGTCTTATGGCATCTTTTCATAATATGTTCCAATGGCGCCACCTGGAGATATCAATTccactcaggaaaaaaaaaaaaaaaacctgttgaatTTTTATATACATTTAATTAGTTAAGCTTATTCAGGTCCATTTGATACCTTTTAATAAAGTTTCATTCACAATTTCAAAATGTGATTTACTGATTAATTcaatatttaactttttttaacttaagatttcatttcatttaaatcattttaaattgatACACTTTGCTGGTGTTTCAAAACCAAACACGTAGTGGCGCTGTTTGATCTACACAGTTATAAATGTACTCACGAAGAAAACATTCTgcgttctgattggatgaaGCACGACAGCCAGTGGTGACGTCACAGGATATAAACAAGCCTGCCCTGCAGCGAAAATGACACCGTGAAGCTGTCAGAACCGCTCGAGCAGGGcagatttaaataaaatgtaagataATGTCGGCCCTCGTTTCGCTCCTCGTGCACAGTTTGTCCCGGCGGCTcctgaggagagctgccccCGATGTCGCTGCTGGACCCACATGGTGTCCGAGAGTCGGTAAAAAGGACCTGACAGACCTTCCAGAACTGAGTGAGGACGAGCTGGAAGAACAGTTTGTGAGAGGATCTGGACCCGGAGGACAAGCCACCAACAAAACCAGCAACTGTGTGGTGCTCAAGCACATCCCCACCGGAATAGTAGTGAAGGTACATGTCATGAATCAGCCCACCTTCAAGGTTAATGCCATTTATTTTGCGGATCTTATAATACTTAAAGTTCAGAATTtgcagaaatgacatttttacaaactgtatGCATACTTTAAAGTGTTGTGCCTTTTCAATAACCTCAGGAATACAGTGTTATGAACACTTTACCAGTGGAGAAACTGTAAAACGTTTGATCGTGCCTCTCCAGTCTGATTCTGCTCCAAATACATGCTTTTTGAAGTTTCCACTGCTTGTTCctaaatatttacatttacagaGCATTTGAGTATGGAATTCGTTTTCCTCTAAAATGGAGGCTCATTACCACATTGATCTGAGATATATTAGCAACAGTTTACTTTTTgtcagtaaaataaatgaagattCTTATTAAGTTCACATATTACCATGCTTGGGGTGACTATGGCTCAGCTGGTACTCCAAGGTTGACGGTTCGGtccactcctctctctgtcGATGGGAGTGAACATTGAACAACAAGTTTATTCAAACaggcaccttgcatggcaggtGATTccatgtgtatgtgagtgtgagtgtgagagtatGGGTTATTTCATGTAAATGCACTCAGACTGCTAAAGCAAGAAAGGTGTACCATGTAAGTGAAGCCCATTTACCATTTGTTGTTGCCATACAAAAGTACCAAAATTCATATGTTCCTAAAGCGACATGCCAATTGAATTTCACTACATTTATAGGTCGCAATATTGCCATCAACTTTGTTAAAAATATGTAACTTTCCAAACTTTTGAAATGACGTAAATAATACGGTCCTGAAAACACCTGACAGTCTTGTTCATGTCTCTTTGCTTTCCCCCTCCAGTGCCATCAGACCAGATCTGTGGATGTAAATCGGAAGCGCGCCCGGGACATCATGAGGGAGAAACTTGATGTTGCATACAAAGGAGAACTCAGTGAGGTCATCATGAAGAAGAAGGAGTCAGTGCAGAAGAAAGAAGCAAAGAGAAGGAAGGTGAACGAGAAtctggagagaaagagacagtttAAAGAAGCATTGGCGGGAGACTCCAAGCTCGGAAATGATGCTGTTTGAAAATGTATGTGAGGAAAATGAAATCACataaacaatgaaatgaaaaaaatgtttttattttttttgttttttgttttggaacaGTAGACTTCCTGCTAGTTGGTACATTATCACCAACTTCATGGCAATACCAGGGACTGTACAATTTCCAGccagtttgtctgtttgtgtagCATCATTTGCTGCAAAGTTagtgtgttgttgtttataGACAACAggtaaaatgttcaaaaaaggaataaaataaaatataaatatacttGTGGTTCCTCTCATGCTTTAAACATTGAGTACATGCTTTTGATATCTTTACCTGTAGCTGCATGTGTAATTTGAGCAacaagcgttttttttttttaaatatgcagtCACATTTGCTTCTCACTTTTTGATTCTCCCAGATGTTGATGTTTGACGTAATTTACAATATCCTACTAGAGtaccagaaataaaacaaatacaagctCCCTTTATTCAAGTGTCAGCATGGACAGTTTTGCCTCCATCACTTTAACATGACCTCTGCGTCACTTTATAGATTAGAGTCAGTAAAAGTCTTCTCAATCTTTAGAACATTAAAGAGTCAACCTGGGTTGCTCTGTAAGCTGTATCTAATTATCCTAGCTTGGTATTCGCTCTCACTAATCAAGAAAATATTaagtttctttttaataagCATAATCCCATCACTGTGCTCTGAGGTGGTCATTAGTGGTGATAAGCCTGGTTCACTTTGTGATGACTAATAGTTCTGAGTCACTCAGTCAACTGATCCAAGTCTCTCGAGTCACTGTTATTTCCCCCAAATGTATGCATATGATAGAGCTTTACTAGTTAATGATAACATGAAATGATAATAATGGGGATGGTAACCATCATATCCTGTACCACATAATGAACACTGGTGTTTTTATCTACTCATTTAATGAAATATGACCTGGATTCACGTACTGAATAAGTGCAGTAAGTCTGTTGTCTTTCCATGAGTCTGCTTGACAGAAGACTTAAGATCCAGATTAATGGAGAACCCAGACTCATTATTCCCCAAGAACCATTAACGAAGAACAAATAATGATTGTGATTCCGGAACTGACCAGCCCTTGTGGACATATCAGTCATATCTCAAGTTACCGTACTTTAATTGAGTTGAAAGATGATTCTTATGATAAGTCAATTTTCTTCAATCCTTGTCTTTGTCTGGTTAGACTCACTTATGAGAATTGAAAcaattttccaaataaaatttgatttagGTTATTGATTTTCATCTTGTTTGTTGCAACTGCCTTGATACACACTGTCAGCTTAGGTCGTAATAGTCACATCTTTAGTGACTTCATTGTGGCAGTAATAATTAAAagctgtgggatttttttttaatccttttttttttttttgcttgattaGGTCTACTCTTTGAAAAAACCCATTCACCAGCTTATATTTgacatttgttgttttaaaacCCTTCTCATCCCTTTTATTGTGCTACGCTACCATATCTCATATTCATTAAACAATTATTAAATAGTAATATCAATCAATGCAAAAAAATTCCTTCACATCTAATCACTTTGAGATGGGATAGAATAAAGCAATCCTGAACGAGATTATTTTCTTTCCAATAGGAGTAAAAATGGTATACTACTGGAGCATCTGTTGTGTGattacattaaaatgaaattactgCACTCTTTTGGAGAATCATCAAGTCTTTTCCAGAGTTGATAGTTCTGTTAAATACTGAAACT contains these protein-coding regions:
- the mtrfr gene encoding mitochondrial translation release factor in rescue, translating into MSALVSLLVHSLSRRLLRRAAPDVAAGPTWCPRVGKKDLTDLPELSEDELEEQFVRGSGPGGQATNKTSNCVVLKHIPTGIVVKCHQTRSVDVNRKRARDIMREKLDVAYKGELSEVIMKKKESVQKKEAKRRKVNENLERKRQFKEALAGDSKLGNDAV